One window from the genome of bacterium encodes:
- the atpE gene encoding ATP synthase F0 subunit C, translated as MENNLLGLALPLGVGIAAVGSGLGLGRAIGSAMEAMGRQPEAIGQIQTAMIIGCAFIEALTIYALLSVILLMGKLG; from the coding sequence ATGGAGAACAACCTGCTGGGACTGGCTCTGCCCCTGGGCGTCGGCATCGCCGCCGTCGGTTCGGGCCTCGGCCTGGGCCGCGCCATCGGTTCCGCGATGGAGGCCATGGGCCGCCAGCCCGAGGCCATCGGCCAGATCCAGACCGCGATGATCATCGGCTGCGCCTTCATCGAGGCGTTGACGATCTACGCGCTGCTGTCCGTCATCCTGCTGATGGGCAAGCTGGGCTGA
- the atpF gene encoding F0F1 ATP synthase subunit B, producing MHLDIRVILTNIIGFVIVVWVLAKFAWKPILDLLDARRAKIRDDFAKAETAKTEAQTLRGEFESKIGDIKVIERERVQEAVKRGEEIAERIRAEAREKADATLDKARQDIDVEAHKAQVVLRDEVVTLAVASTEMLLNTKLDPETHRRLVREYIDSLGEMPHA from the coding sequence ATGCATCTGGACATCAGGGTCATCCTGACGAACATCATCGGCTTCGTGATCGTCGTCTGGGTGCTCGCGAAGTTCGCCTGGAAGCCGATCCTCGACCTGCTCGACGCCCGGCGCGCCAAGATCCGCGACGACTTCGCCAAGGCGGAGACGGCGAAGACCGAGGCGCAGACGCTGCGCGGCGAGTTCGAGTCGAAGATCGGCGACATCAAGGTCATCGAGCGCGAGCGGGTGCAGGAGGCGGTCAAGCGCGGCGAGGAGATCGCCGAGCGGATCAGGGCCGAGGCCCGCGAGAAGGCCGACGCCACGCTCGACAAGGCGCGCCAGGACATCGACGTCGAGGCCCACAAGGCCCAGGTCGTCCTGCGCGACGAGGTGGTGACCCTGGCGGTCGCCTCGACCGAGATGCTCCTGAACACGAAGCTCGACCCGGAGACGCACCGGCGCCTCGTGCGCGAGTACATCGACAGCCTCGGGGAGATGCCGCATGCGTGA
- the atpH gene encoding ATP synthase F1 subunit delta, whose translation MRDRGVETRYARALMLAAREAGELDGVAESFVGVIAALGQNPALVAFLEGPQVAHDEKTALVRKLFTGRVEATLLHFLLLLIDKNRVQHVADIQREFAAMVEESQGLSRATVVTAVPLPDDLERDLTARLEKLTGRRLLLTKTVDPAVLGGVRVTMGDRVIDGTVRTNLDKLRAQLFRTNVR comes from the coding sequence ATGCGTGACCGCGGCGTCGAGACGCGCTACGCCCGCGCCCTGATGCTCGCCGCCCGCGAGGCCGGCGAGCTGGACGGCGTGGCCGAGTCGTTCGTCGGAGTGATCGCGGCGCTCGGGCAGAACCCGGCGCTGGTCGCCTTCCTCGAGGGCCCCCAGGTCGCCCACGACGAGAAGACCGCGCTGGTGCGCAAGCTGTTCACCGGCCGCGTCGAGGCGACGCTGCTGCACTTCCTGCTGCTGCTGATCGACAAGAACCGGGTCCAGCACGTCGCGGACATCCAGCGGGAGTTCGCGGCCATGGTCGAGGAGTCGCAGGGCCTGTCCCGCGCGACCGTCGTCACGGCCGTGCCGCTGCCCGACGACCTCGAGCGCGACCTGACCGCCAGGCTCGAGAAGCTGACCGGCCGCCGGCTGCTGCTGACCAAGACCGTGGACCCCGCCGTGCTCGGGGGCGTCCGCGTGACCATGGGCGACCGCGTCATCGACGGGACCGTCAGGACGAACCTGGACAAGCTGCGCGCGCAACTGTTCCGGACCAACGTTCGCTAG